In the genome of Ictalurus furcatus strain D&B chromosome 13, Billie_1.0, whole genome shotgun sequence, one region contains:
- the LOC128616566 gene encoding GRIN2-like protein encodes MASGPTQRMELAWCRQHLHKSVSNAGYLQSPASRGGSVTGMPSSLELEERSIARGGVNTTPETVIWCRRATRPFSITEDSQQVYTAERCAPYSPSMYRDLRMGCLGSRESCCQCHAEENLKAHNKMVYGMLSPALGTRLCLKNAHSLAHPGMDDCLCTQSPFKGESHHLPACRSACVNNALNAGSFKNTYVVPCPGHLLPLPACAGSSCLPERSLLHSPWHGFPPLVSSVSETGLNNRTVGHCDGSETCGKNISNFRLDQNRQSGFGHRTVRDACTMTPLKDSRDVGVQTMSKDSLIAPLSNAFPEISMTSRPGSNTHLDGEDVETRISVKEVEWDAEGMTWEVYGAAVDPEELGLAIQRHLELQIKETAAAAAQKKTTAENNGASMQQNNRQRKSESMVRLLCGPACCSRSTAVEDWGD; translated from the coding sequence ATGGCCAGTGGTCCTACTCAGCGAATGGAGCTAGCCTGGTGCCGGCAACATCTCCACAAAAGTGTCAGCAATGCAGGCTACCTTCAGAGCCCTGCCAGCCGAGGAGGATCTGTCACTGGCATGCCTTCTTCTTTGGAGCTTGAGGAACGTAGTATAGCTAGAGGTGGTGTTAATACCACTCCAGAGACTGTTATCTGGTGTAGAAGAGCCACACGGCCCTTTAGCATCACTGAGGACTCACAGCAGGTATACACTGCCGAAAGGTGTGCACCATATTCCCCATCCATGTACAGGGATTTAAGAATGGGCTGTTTAGGGAGCAGGGAGTCTTGTTGCCAATGCCATGCAGAGGAAAACCTGAAAGCCCATAATAAAATGGTTTATGGGATGTTGTCTCCTGCTCTAGGCACCAGACTCTGCCTTAAGAATGCACATAGCCTTGCACATCCAGGGATGGATGATTGCCTTTGTACACAGAGTCCCTTTAAAGGTGAGAGCCACCATTTACCAGCATGCAGGTCTGCATGTGTTAATAATGCACTGAATGCTGGCTCCTTCAAAAACACTTATGTTGTGCCCTGTCCTGGACATTTATTACCTCTACCAGCCTGTGCAGGAAGTTCTTGTTTACCTGAAAGGTCACTACTTCATTCACCTTGGCATGGTTTCCCACCTCTGGTGTCCTCTGTCAGTGAGACGGGACTAAACAATCGGACTGTGGGTCACTGTGATGGATCTGAAACATGTGGGAAGAACATTTCTAACTTCAGACTAGACCAAAATAGACAGTCTGGGTTTGGCCATCGGACAGTAAGAGATGCCTGCACCATGACACCTCTAAAGGACTCCAGAGATGTTGGTGTGCAAACCATGTCAAAAGATTCCCTAATTGCTCCTCTCTCCAATGCTTTCCCTGAGATCAGTATGACATCTCGTCCAGGTTCAAACACACATCTAGATGGAGAGGATGTAGAGACCAGGatctcagtaaaggaggtgGAGTGGGATGCGGAGGGAATGACATGGGAGGTCTATGGCGCAGCCGTAGACCCAGAAGAGCTTGGCCTGGCCATCCAGCGTCATCTAGAGCTTCAGATCAAAGAAACAGCAGCTGCTGCTgcccagaaaaaaacaactgcagAGAATAATGGTGCCTCAATGCAACAAAACAATCGACAGAGGAAGAGTGAAAGTATGGTACGATTGCTGTGTGGTCCAGCATGCTGCTCACGTTCCACTGCTGTAGAAGACTGGGGAGATTAA
- the syt15 gene encoding synaptotagmin-15 isoform X1 — MADPMVALATGLAAVLLFLLLIGLTAYLLWKKRQDQRRDTQLISTNPFILPCTPVFQTSQGSSYGLGEVPFFLPPSFKSSSHSAVPEGREEEEQWEQHPHLHTQRGSLTIGSWFPLGSLRPDLYQLPEEPSEWAQPSGSTVRLCFAVQYQQEQEQLVVSLLQAANLPAQCQSNATLVKLQLLPSEDRHLRQAKARSKGIQPQFNDTFVFQVSNNNVDQFTLRMSLYSVDRLKKHHLVGHVLFPLRHSELREAAGKILWRDLETESDLPLSKHGNIQVSLNYSQSLQRLTVVVLRAQGLQCPSNADVSVQVSLQIHTQVVKTKRTPVTRGSNPTFNEKLTFRLLPLQLDAACLSLEVQQLPPEEPAEVPSTRTKAPISLGLVVIGPFMYARGRELEHWNEMISKSQELVKQWHGLGAANNTHRPT, encoded by the exons ATGGCTG ATCCCATGGTAGCATTGGCCACTGGTCTAGCTGCTGTacttctctttcttttactGATTGGCCTGACAGCATATCTCTTATGGAAGAAGAGACAGGACCAGAGACGGGACACACAACTGATCAGCACTAACCCATTTATTCTGCCATGCACACCTGTGTTCCAAACATCACAAGGTAGCAGCTATGG CTTGGGTGAAGTTCCCTTCTTTCTGCCTCCGAGTTTCAAGAGTTCATCCCATTCAGCAGTGCctgaagggagggaggaagaggagcaaTGGGAACAGCACCCACATCTGCATACCCAGCGTGGCTCTCTAACAATAGGCA GCTGGTTCCCTCTGGGCAGCCTGAGGCCAGACCTGTACCAGCTTCCCGAAGAGCCAAGTGAGTGGGCACAGCCCAGTGGGTCCACTGTACGCCTGTGTTTTGCTGTGCAGTATCAGCAGGAACAAGAGCAGCTGGTGGTCTCCCTGCTCCAAGCTGCCAACCTGCCGGCCCAATGCCAAAGCAATGCCACACTGGTCAAACTACAGCTCTTGCCATCTGAAGACCGACACCTTCGTCAGGCCAAGGCCCGGTCCAAAGGCATCCAACCACAATTCAATGACACCTTTGTGTTTCAG gTGTCTAATAACAATGTGGACCAGTTCACTCTGCGCATGAGTTTGTACAGTGTGGACAGACTGAAGAAGCACCACCTGGTGGGCCATGTTCTGTTCCCTCTCAGACACTCTGAACTGCGAGAGGCGGCGGGCAAAATCCTGTGGAGAGACCTTGAGACTGAGAGTGATCTG CCCCTTTCAAAACACGGCAATATCCAAGTGTCTCTGAACTACAGCCAGTCTCTACAGCGCCTCACTGTGGTTGTGCTTAGAGCCCAAGGACTTCAATGTCCCAGCAATGCTG ATGTCTCTGTCCAGGTTTCTCTGCAGATACACACTCAGGTAGTGAAAACAAAGCGGACACCAGTAACCAGAGGCAGTAATCCAACTTTTAATGAGAAGCTGACATTCAGGCTTCTCCCTCTGCAGCTAGATGCAGCCTGTCTGAGCCTGGAAGTTCAGCAGTTACCGCCTGAAGAGCCTGCTGAAGTGCCAAGCACCAGGACCAAGGCACCAA TATCACTTGGACTCGTGGTCATTGGGCCGTTTATGTATGCCAGAGGTAGGGAGCTGGAGCATTGGAATGAGATGATCAGTAAATCACAGGAGCTGGTCAAGCAGTGGCATGGACTGGGAGCAGCTAACAATACTCATAGACCAACCTGA
- the syt15 gene encoding synaptotagmin-15 isoform X2, giving the protein MADPMVALATGLAAVLLFLLLIGLTAYLLWKKRQDQRRDTQLISTNPFILPCTPVFQTSQGSSYGLGEVPFFLPPSFKSSSHSAVPEGREEEEQWEQHPHLHTQRGSLTIGSWFPLGSLRPDLYQLPEEPSEWAQPSGSTVRLCFAVQYQQEQEQLVVSLLQAANLPAQCQSNATLVKLQLLPSEDRHLRQAKARSKGIQPQFNDTFVFQVSNNNVDQFTLRMSLYSVDRLKKHHLVGHVLFPLRHSELREAAGKILWRDLETESDLPLSKHGNIQVSLNYSQSLQRLTVVVLRAQGLQCPSNADVSVQVSLQIHTQLDAACLSLEVQQLPPEEPAEVPSTRTKAPISLGLVVIGPFMYARGRELEHWNEMISKSQELVKQWHGLGAANNTHRPT; this is encoded by the exons ATGGCTG ATCCCATGGTAGCATTGGCCACTGGTCTAGCTGCTGTacttctctttcttttactGATTGGCCTGACAGCATATCTCTTATGGAAGAAGAGACAGGACCAGAGACGGGACACACAACTGATCAGCACTAACCCATTTATTCTGCCATGCACACCTGTGTTCCAAACATCACAAGGTAGCAGCTATGG CTTGGGTGAAGTTCCCTTCTTTCTGCCTCCGAGTTTCAAGAGTTCATCCCATTCAGCAGTGCctgaagggagggaggaagaggagcaaTGGGAACAGCACCCACATCTGCATACCCAGCGTGGCTCTCTAACAATAGGCA GCTGGTTCCCTCTGGGCAGCCTGAGGCCAGACCTGTACCAGCTTCCCGAAGAGCCAAGTGAGTGGGCACAGCCCAGTGGGTCCACTGTACGCCTGTGTTTTGCTGTGCAGTATCAGCAGGAACAAGAGCAGCTGGTGGTCTCCCTGCTCCAAGCTGCCAACCTGCCGGCCCAATGCCAAAGCAATGCCACACTGGTCAAACTACAGCTCTTGCCATCTGAAGACCGACACCTTCGTCAGGCCAAGGCCCGGTCCAAAGGCATCCAACCACAATTCAATGACACCTTTGTGTTTCAG gTGTCTAATAACAATGTGGACCAGTTCACTCTGCGCATGAGTTTGTACAGTGTGGACAGACTGAAGAAGCACCACCTGGTGGGCCATGTTCTGTTCCCTCTCAGACACTCTGAACTGCGAGAGGCGGCGGGCAAAATCCTGTGGAGAGACCTTGAGACTGAGAGTGATCTG CCCCTTTCAAAACACGGCAATATCCAAGTGTCTCTGAACTACAGCCAGTCTCTACAGCGCCTCACTGTGGTTGTGCTTAGAGCCCAAGGACTTCAATGTCCCAGCAATGCTG ATGTCTCTGTCCAGGTTTCTCTGCAGATACACACTCAG CTAGATGCAGCCTGTCTGAGCCTGGAAGTTCAGCAGTTACCGCCTGAAGAGCCTGCTGAAGTGCCAAGCACCAGGACCAAGGCACCAA TATCACTTGGACTCGTGGTCATTGGGCCGTTTATGTATGCCAGAGGTAGGGAGCTGGAGCATTGGAATGAGATGATCAGTAAATCACAGGAGCTGGTCAAGCAGTGGCATGGACTGGGAGCAGCTAACAATACTCATAGACCAACCTGA